A DNA window from Nycticebus coucang isolate mNycCou1 chromosome 1, mNycCou1.pri, whole genome shotgun sequence contains the following coding sequences:
- the ROPN1L gene encoding ropporin-1-like protein yields the protein MPLPDTMFCAQQIHIPPELPDILKQFTKAAIRTQPADVLQWSAGYFSALSRGDPLPVKDRLEMPVATQKTDTGLTQGLLKVLHKQCSHKQYVELVDLEQKWKNLCLPIEKFRALLQLDSCENKIEWIKFLALGCSMLGGSLTTAMKHLCEILTADPEGGPARIPFETFAYVYHYLASLDPDFSSEEVDTYLTTLKGIIETRKNGMIGLSDFFFGKRSI from the exons ATGCCGCTTCCCGACACCATGTTCTGCGCGCAGCAGATCCACATTCCCCCGGAACTGCCGGATATCCTGAAGCAGTTCACCAAGGCGGCCATCCGCACCCAGCCTGCCGACGTGCTGCAGTGGTCCGCGGG ATATTTTTCAGCTTTGTCGAGAGGAGATCCACTTCCTGTAAAGGACAGACTTGAAATGCCTGTGGCAACCCAGAAAACAGACACAGGCCTGACTCAAGGACTCTTGAAAGTTTTGCACAAGCAG TGTAGCCACAAGCAGTATGTGGAATTAGTAGATCTGGAGCAGAAGTGGAAAAATTTGTGCCTGCCAATAGAAAAGTTCAGAGCACTCTTACAACTGGATTCCTGTGAAAACAAAATCGAGTGGATAAAATTTTTAGCACTTGGATGTAGCATGCTTGGTGGG TCCCTGACCACTGCGATGAAGCACCTGTGTGAGATCCTCACTGCTGACCCGGAGGGCGGGCCTGCTCGCATCCCATTTGAGACTTTTGCCTACGTCTACCACTACTTGGCCAGCTTGGACCCAGACTTCTCTTCTGAGGAGGTGGATACCTACCTTACCACTTTAAAGGGAATCAT AGAGACTAGAAAGAATGGCATGATAGGACTTTCAGATTTCTTCTTTGGCAAGCGGTCAATTTAG